A window of the Brassica napus cultivar Da-Ae chromosome C5, Da-Ae, whole genome shotgun sequence genome harbors these coding sequences:
- the LOC125587040 gene encoding uncharacterized protein LOC125587040: MAPRPRPAAPAPTYADLFGDGSSSSSPSSSSRTVPDSHTSRRVSSTPPPLLSQMPPPPAPPVAPDQPAPPAAVHPDLRVPAHAPFARYTVEDLLAQPGREGLHVLDPDRPPETMKGYYDGPYPNWTMTPDHVKTTWFKCFAQRWNWSVGITERVKSEFIAKAKTRLCNTVSDWMDKWEIYGYEGKPSGVTKEAWDGLITYWNEPSSIRKANSCSASRRTRDKDGHLPMVHRTGQKPPCRNSSRSYGVFVDPASEKLFNAVASRVEEQETQLTQQAADGLPVKLSTEEVDRIFEEVAPRKKGRTVGIGFVNEVARATSSYYSRRDQDNDRMQARMDTQQQRLDSLEGLLDVMAVGNLTLQRALAERRAALGMSQPDPEAGTSTDPNPSANYFDDDDVGL; this comes from the exons atggctcctagaccgAGACCAGCAGCTCCTGCACCTACGTATGCGGATTTGTTTGGCGATGGATCTTCCTCTAGCAGTCCATCGTCTTCTTCCAggacagttccagactctcacaCATCTCGGAGAGTTTCTTCGACCCCTCCTCCTCTTCTATCTCAGATGCCTCCCCCACCAGCTCCACCTGTCGCCCCGGATCAGCCTGCCCCACCGGCTGCAGTTCATCCAGATTTGCGGGTGCCAGCTCATGCACCATTCGCAAGATACACCgtcgaggatttgcttgcccagcccggACGAGAGGGTTTACACGTTctggaccccgatagacccccgg aGACGATGAAGGGATATTATGACGGCCCTTATCCCAACTGGACCATGACTCCCGATCACGTCAAGacgacgtggtttaaatgttttgcg cAAAGGTGGAACTGGTCCgtaggaatcaccgagagggtgaagagcGAATTTATTGCAAAGGCGAAAACTCGTCTTTGCAACACCGTCTCCGATTGGAtggacaagtgggagatttaCGGCTATGAGGGGAAGCCGAGCGGGGTCACAAAGGAAgcatgggatggcctcatcacctattggaacgaacccaGCTCCATCCGCAAAGCCAACTCCTGCTCCGCTTCCCGAAGAACGAGGGATAAAGATGGCCATTTGCCCATGGTTCATAGAACCGGCCAAAAACCCCCATGCCGGAATTCCTctcgaagct ATggggtttttgtggatcctgcatccgaGAAACTCTTCAACGCTGTGGCGTCTCGGGTTGAAGAGCAAGAGACGCAACTTACCCAACAGGCTgcagatggattacccgtcaagtTGTCAACCGAAGAGGTCGACCGGATCTTCGAGgag gtaGCTCCTAGAAAGAAGGGAAGGACGGTCGGAATAGGTTtcgttaacgaagttgcaagggcgacTTCGTCATACTATTCGAGACGGGACCAGGACAACGACCGGATGCAGGCTCGCATGGATACCCAGCAGCAGCGTTTGGACTCTCTCGAGGGTTTGCTGGATGTGATGGCGGTGGGAAATCTAACTTTGCAGAGAGCTTTGGCGGAGAGACGAGCAGCTCTCGGGATGAGCCAGCCGGATCCCGAAGCAGGAACGTCTACAGACCCGAACCCCTCAGCCAACTACTTCGATGACGATGATGTTGgcctttag